A part of Candidatus Krumholzibacteriia bacterium genomic DNA contains:
- a CDS encoding ornithine carbamoyltransferase, with protein sequence MNLRGRDYLLTQDFSVEEIQHLIDRSIELKRAFKDGEPHRLLADKTLFMIFFDKSTRTRNSIEAGMTQLGGHAHFIDSTTSQIAHGESPKDMGTILSTYGHGIAIRHDLVSGEGQSYMRAVAEHAKIPIVNMQCDVDHPMQTLADLMTLQEIYGQNLRGRKITVSWAYAPSYAKPMSAPQGLITLMTRFGMDVTLAHPPGYELMKDQVAIAEANAANNGSKFEIVDDMDAAFEGAHIVYPKSWGAEDFFHRPEEGLELSRKYQDWICDERRMKLADSDCKYMHCLPADRGNEVTDAVIDGSQSVVYQEAENRMHTAKAILSETM encoded by the coding sequence ATGAATTTGCGTGGAAGAGACTATCTCCTTACCCAGGATTTCTCTGTCGAGGAAATCCAGCACCTCATCGACCGATCCATCGAGCTGAAGCGCGCCTTCAAGGACGGAGAGCCGCATCGCCTGCTCGCCGACAAGACGCTCTTCATGATCTTCTTCGACAAGTCGACTCGAACGCGCAACAGCATCGAAGCGGGCATGACGCAGCTGGGCGGGCATGCTCATTTCATCGACAGCACGACCAGCCAGATCGCCCACGGCGAAAGCCCGAAAGACATGGGAACGATTCTCTCCACCTATGGCCACGGAATCGCGATTCGCCACGACCTCGTTTCCGGCGAAGGCCAAAGCTACATGCGCGCTGTGGCCGAACACGCAAAGATTCCCATCGTCAACATGCAGTGCGATGTCGATCACCCCATGCAGACCCTGGCCGACCTGATGACCCTGCAGGAGATCTACGGGCAGAATCTGCGGGGACGCAAAATCACCGTCTCCTGGGCCTATGCGCCCAGCTACGCAAAACCCATGAGCGCTCCCCAGGGCCTGATCACCCTGATGACCCGTTTCGGCATGGATGTCACCCTTGCCCACCCGCCGGGCTACGAACTCATGAAGGACCAGGTCGCCATTGCCGAAGCGAACGCCGCAAATAATGGAAGCAAGTTCGAGATTGTCGATGACATGGACGCGGCTTTCGAGGGCGCACACATTGTCTATCCCAAAAGCTGGGGCGCAGAGGATTTCTTCCATCGCCCCGAAGAAGGCCTGGAACTTTCCAGGAAGTATCAGGACTGGATCTGCGACGAACGCCGCATGAAACTCGCCGACAGCGATTGCAAGTACATGCACTGCCTCCCGGCCGATCGCGGCAACGAGGTCACCGACGCGGTGATCGACGGCTCGCAGTCAGTCGTCTATCAGGAAGCGGAAAACCGGATGCACACCGCAAAGGCGATTCTCTCGGAGACCATGTAA